The window ttatgCCAAGGAAATTAGAAATGTAATTGGCAGACAGGTGCCTTTAAAATTTGAGGAATACAGAGCATATTCAGACCTTTTGTTGATGATACAGAAAGCATTTCttaacaaaaataatttttttaaaaaagcttTCCTCTTAGTTTTATGCTGCATCCACATGAATTTTCATTCTAAACTCATGTTTTACTACAAATCAATGCTTCCCGATGACCACAGCGTGGCAGATCTTATTACATTCCACATGATAATTATGCACTTTAAAAAAGAAAAGCTCCGAAAACTCTCAATTGCCCTCCAACAATCATCTAGAATAAACTCATCACCTTGTACTGCTTCTTAACATGTGCTTCTTTACCCCCACAAGCCTCTGCAAGGGCCTTGATAATTGAAGCGTCCCCAATTCCTAGTTCCAACCCCTCATGCGCGGAAGCAATCCTATTTGCCAAGAGGTACACCACAGCCACTAAATCATCCGGTGTGGTCTCGATCACAGTCCTAAGCATATTGCACACGATCTCAGTAATAGCAATTCTCCCGGATTCCTTTGATATAGCATCAAAAGCCTTAACTACGAACATAAAAGGCACCCGCTCTCCCACAGCCCAATATGCCGCCCCATTCACATTGAACTTCGCGGCTTTTTGCTTCAACTCCACTACGCTCTCGTCAGGACTAATAGACATTCTGGGCTTCTTCACCACCACTGAATATTTATCCGAATCAGCAGTTCCCAACCCACCCTGTTTGGAATTTAATTCTTTACTTTTAATCTTCTCCTGTTTTGAACTCCCCGATGCACGGGTATCTTCAGCTATGGTTGGACCAATTGCAGCTTGTTCGCCATCTTTTGACAAAGTCTCAACAAGAGCATTTCCAGTTTGGCCTAAATTTGCACTTTCAATCGGTTTAGCAACGGAACTACCTGAATCACTGACATTAGGGTTCAAACTAGAAGTTTTTGAAATGTCAGCGGGGTTTTTGCGCTTTCTGGGAGAGGATTGCTGCGGCTTCTGCTGCTGTGACTGCTTTTTCTTGGAAGAATTGGACATGAGGACATCGAATGCAGAGGGGCGTGAGGTGGACATCGCCTTGAATCTAGGGTTTGACCTCGCAAAGAGGAACGAAGCCTTCGAAGAGAATGATATGAACAGTTTGATCGGGAGTAGTTTCGTGGAGAGATTGAGATACTGATTGAGCAGCAGAGTCATGAACGGAGTGAAAGCATCGACCGGCGGTTGGAGGACGCGGAGAATGACGAAATGGCGGGAAATTTTGTGAGCGGTAATTTGATTAGAACCTCCATTAATCTGCCATGAAATTAGCTTAAAACTTAGCTTGCCATGGAATTCACTTGCCTTGGTACAAAATTGGAAACTTGTCTTGGAATTTGGGAGCTGTTTTTACCTTTCTATTCTTTATCGAAGAAAATGTTGAAGAGATAAAATTGATacttttaagattgataaaactgaataaaagttgcatttcacaaaattgatatgTGAGACAAACtttatcttttttaaaaaaatttattgttttagCAAAAGTCAAAAGAAAAAAGTTATGTATCACAAATTAATTCGAATAATTTCTGATACCCGATatattcaattttttaaaaaaatatatcaatgtcatgatttataacaaaaaattataaatataaatgtcTTCGAAATATATAACATACACTATAAGTTAcattagtttaaataattaatggGAAAGTACTTTGATATTAGAATGTGTTATTCTATTTAAATTTGGGTCTCAAATTTGTGGATAAGGGAAAATTAAGCCGTTGGTAGAATTTGGGAAatgatatataaataatttatatcaATTTTTTGGAATGACACCCTATTGTTTGGCCAAGCAGATCCAATAACAACTGAGTTTTTCCATATATTTTGGAAAAATATGAAGATCACTTTTAGTCCCAACACAAATTAAACCACGAAAAACAATTATTCTCTTCTTTGGGAATGCACTGTAACGAGATTTATGATGTTACTTGGGACTTCCGTCTTTCACAGGTCGGAACAAACAACTCATGTGTGATGGAATTCGTGAAAAAATGTGGCTTGAGTTGCAAACCTGGAAAAGTGAAATGTTTTCTGCGGGAGGTAGAAAAGTTTTTACCAAGAAAGTTGCGCAAGCCATCCCATCCTATACCACGAGCTTATTACAATTACCAAATACTCTCTgccaaaagttgcatgcgatgATAGTGAAGTTCTGGTGGGGCGCGACAGGGGATGAAAAGAAGATACACTGGAGAAAGCAGAAGTTATTATGTCACCCTAATTCTCAAGGCAATATGGGTTTTCGGGATTTAATATCTTTCAACCAAGCTCTGTTGGCCAAACAAGTAAGGCGAATATTGACAAATCCAAACTCACTGTCCGGTTTTTTATATGAAAAGATGTACTTCTCAGCAGGCGAATGTGCCGGTGAATGTTGGATCACAATCCATTTTTGTTCGGAGAAGTATATATGTGGCGAAGAGAGCTGCTGCGAAAAGAAATACGATGGAGAATAGCTAATGGTTCAGCGGTTTCTGTACTCATTGATCTGTGGCTGTTAAAACCAAAGCTTTTCAAATCCATTACAATTCCCAATCCACCCCAATTACATCTAAAAGTCGGCGAGTTGTTGCATTCAAGGGGGGATGGGATTGGAGAATGGTAAACAATATATTATGGGATGTGGAATGGACAGAAGTGGAACAAATGCCAGTTGGTTTTGGCCGGGGCTATGATAGATTAATCTAGCATTATACATCTAATGGTAAGTACTCTGTGAAGTCCGGATACTACCTAGCCCAAGAAATTGATGTCTAAACAAGTAATGGATTGTATTGTGGATTCACCAAAGTTCTGCGTAAGATGCGAAATCTGAAGACCAACAAGATAAAATGCCACTTCTGGCGTCTAATTTTCAATGCTCGACTGGTTAgaacaaatctgatatcaagaGGGATTATGGTGGATGAGATGTGTCCAAGATATGCTTCACAGTCGGAAGATATATCTCACGCTTTTTGGTCATGCAGATTTGTTCGCAAAATTTGGAAAAGATATATTTATGGCACATACTGAGAGGTTTCTCGTTTGGATTTTTTGGTGACTTGTTCAACTGGATTGTGGACAATGGCAGCCTAAGGAATTTGGGAAATCATATTTTGATTTAACATATTAGTCGGTCAATAATTATCTATGATGTGTAGAACGATCAAACAATGTTGCTTGGACTGCTatgcgatttaaaatatttgagttgtatcattACCACCagttatagtttttggtaaagtgACAAGACTCGAGGAATATTGTTGAAgtacaataattgtctctgctaAGTAAAATGATCGAACCATGACGCTTGGACTGTTATACAAttaaaaagatttgagttgtatcattACCAACATctataattttttgtaaaatgataATCGTTCGATCCTATTAGCATTTAATAACGTGATTTGGATGATAATGAAACAAAATTAACAATCGAAACATAATTACGTAACGATATTACTAAAAATATCAAACCACTGTGCATATgtgaacaaaatttttattttgatgaatattttcatTCAATAAAATGTCATTTTCAGCCCATCTTTTCTaggtccaattaattaaatagacAACCAGCTATCATGCAGACAATTCATGTTTGGGGTTAAACGAGCCCATTTGTTCCTTCttgtacatacatacatactatAATGTCTGGAATTGGACCAACCAATcaatattctttttttttctttctttttttttttttgtctttttttccCGTTTTCATTGTCAAACGGTATTTTAAAGTTATGGTCAAAATCCGAAATGGCTTGTAAAATCTTTTATGTaaaattaatgatattttagaattttttaaaatcaaacgtACTTGTCCTTTTTATCAGGGGTTTTTtattctcaattttttttaaaaaaatatggttATAAAGATAATTTATTATACAAGCTCTGCTATGATTAAAGTATAAAAGATTCGATCACGAGCCATAGTTATTTTTGTAGAAATTTTTTCCCTTATAGATTGTATTGATGTGATGgacaatacaaaaaaaaaacaaacaaaacacaaaaaaaaaagatgttaaataaaaatacccgTAAATAGAACATGaacaattaaatattttagaaacaaaaataaaagatcTTATTCAATTTTATTGATGACGATGAAATTTACAAGTATTATTTTTCGATATACACTGAGTAAATCACCGAGTTAACGCAACAGAATACTCTTGTTTACATCATTGCATGCTACATAATTTCCTTTATAAATCTATATCTCCAAATGCTcacaaaaaaaaacttttagATCTTAAGAAATTCGGTATCAAATAAAGGACAAAATTGCAATaggactttttttttttatgtatgttTGAATTCCTAAAATCCCTTAAGCAAGTTTCATTTTTATCACTAGTGTTAAATATcggaaaatttaaaaacaattgTATAGTATTAAAATTGTTGGAAACATGatgtttttaaaaatcatatatatttatCTAGTATTAAAAAAACAGTAGGCGGACGACTATCTactaccatatatatatatatatatatatatatatatatatatatatatatatatatagtcttTTTTTAAGAACCTAAATGCCTCGAGACATTCATGTGTTTTATTATAAAAGACAAATTTAtgtctaaatatttttttttaatgagatTCAAGCCAACCACGTATGATCACCAAGCGCGGATCGCAGTAGAATTGCAattattttttcttaaattatttttgaaaaaaaattaaatttaaattacttTTAAAAAATCCCAACGAATTTGCTCCAATCCCATTCTCCAGACTCATTTAACAAATCTGACACTATAAAAAACATTAATGTTAGAAAaaagatttattatatatatatattatattattagaaTAATAATTGTATGATATTGTTTGTGTCGCAACTTGTACATGCAAATAATGAAAGAACGTGGATGCATCGTGAATAATCATCATTgagtttttattattaattgttCTACCAAACTCTGTCaactctatttatttatttattttaaaattttattccgTAACCCTTTGTGATGCAAGCGCCATTTGTGGAGGAGAATAATATCACTACatagttttttttatatgattattaATTTTGCTAATTTATTATGTTGTATTATTATGATAGTTGAGATATCATCataggaaaataaaatatttgatcaTTTTGATGTAAAtctaatgaattttttttatatccgatatatattatcaattatttttaaaatactgtTCACGTGACTAAAATACAcgactaaaatatttttaaaaacactaTTTATTgatcaataaataacaatatAGTAGTTTGTGAAAAGCttagaataaatatttttttttttgtaatcttgcatatatatatatatgatggcATATTCTGGTACACATGATATGATAAGTAtgagatatataatataaagataAATCAAATATAAGTATGATCATAAGATAATATAttgaatgtttggtatgattttaataatagttattaaatttatatattgaattgtaatgacaaaatcaaCCTTATCATAAAAACTTTATTTTTCATTGTCATCGAGATCATGCACTTGCGTATCTCCATTCTTAAAttacgatatatatatatatatatatatatatatatatatatatatatatatatatatatttgtgtgtatGTTTCATTATCATAAAACAATTATAAATAAAGTATTTATCAAATAatcttatatattttaaatttaaatttgatgtgTGCATACGCTAGTTTTCTTTTcacttttttatatatttattttatttatgttttacgttttaattttttttattgtttcatgagtttataatttgattatgaatattttaaaataaattattgacaAAATTTCGAAATATCTCAAGTTTAATAaacaatatatattaattttaatactaactatttagttttaaattttaatgaaaaaaaaaaattttaaatttaataaattatgtatgtcctaacACAATATCAAATAGCAATTTTTTtcgaaaaatatataaaactaaTTTAAATCCCAATGCTTGAGAAATGAGGGCAATAATGTCATTTCAccgaatttattatttatcatggAGATATCGCTACACATTAGAGGGATGTTTATTCTATAGTGGACTAGCATTATCACGGGGCCATCTAATTTTTATGGGTCATTAAAAAATGAATCAAACATTAGATGAATGATGAtagtttattaataatttagttATAAAATGTATCAGATTATGTCTATGTGTATAAATTAGTTTTCCATGTACAAAATTCCATTTTTTAAGGAATtagattaattttaaaattttggaaatGTTACCGCTATACGATAAAATGATATAGATAtatttagagtgagtctcatgtgagacggtctcacggatactaatttatgagacgggtcaaccctacccacattcacaataaaaagtaatactctaagcataaaaaattatactttttcattgattacccaaataagagatccgtctcacaaattcgacccgtgagaccgtctcacacaagtttttgtcatatattTATTTCTCAAGAGAGAACACGAAAAAAAATATGTGAAATCGACCAATCTCATCTCAATGTTAttataacaaaataatatttttttctaattttttcgTTAGTAAGCtagttataatttttttttcttatttttaaatttaaatatattttataataatttagtAAAATTTCAAAATGCTGACCCCATCATTCAGTCAATGAAGGCGATAATCGAAGCACGATGTACAAAATACATGCAATTTTAGGCAAAAACAAAATTACACTCCAAATTAACTGCTCCCTCCATCTCCGTTCACCTGTCTCTTTCTTGATCTTCACTCTTTGCTTTCTTCTACGTCTAATCAATCATTCCCAAGGTTGATGTCCTTCGCCAACGCACAGTGATTGCTCGTGGTGGAGGAGAGGATAAACTGGTCGCTTGATGAATTTAATGCGGGCGTCTCCCAGTTCGGAAGTTTTTAATTTTGCGTTTCTGTCAAAGCTTAGAGGAACATGAGCCACAATCCGCGATTGGGTTTGCTTACAGTTGGTCATTCTTAGTCATTGTTCGGGGTTTGTGTTTTCTGTTACTATGTATGTGCTGCGTGCGAGGAGAGATTGAGCTATTTAAGATCATCGTTAGATCTTTCTTGAACTTCAGTGTGTATTGATGAGATGAAAATGGAAAAGGGTTTTGTTgggttttctttaaaattttctgaTAATTGAGATATTTCGAAGTCGTTTCCCGAAATGGAGAGTAGAATGAGGAGACAAAGGCAGGTGAGCCCAGAAAGAGCcatggtatggagtggaaaaTCCCCCAAATACCGCTACAACCATCACCATAATCAGCATCAACAGCAGAAGGCCAAAGTCCCGGTAGTTTACTACCTATGCAGGAATTCACAGTTCGAGCATCCGCATTTCATGGAAGTTCCACTTACTTCCCCAGATGGGCTTTACTTGCGAGGTATCCAAAAATGCAGTTTGATTGTCGGTATTTGTGTTTAGTCTGGAGATGTgattgaaattcttgaaagttTGCATTTTGTGTTTGTTCTGAAGATGTGATCGAAAGGCTTAATTTGCTGAGAGGCAGAGGCATTGCCTCAATTtattcatggtcttgcaagagGTAAAATGGACCCATTGACCTTTTGTCGTTTGATTTGGACTTCGCATTTATTTGTCTTTAGGAGCGTGTGCTAAAATCTTCTAGTGTAAATTTGTGAATGCAGGAGTTATAAGAATGGTTTTGTGTGGCATGATCTCTGCTCTGATGATCTAATCCTTCCTGCTCACGGGAATGAATATGTTCTCAAGGGCTCAGAGTTCTTTGAAGAATCCAATTCTGGTATGCGGGATTTTTGGTTCAATCATTATATGCAAGCTTTTTAGTACAGCACGCTGTAATTGTATTCACTCCGTGTCATTGTTTTATAAGTTTATTGTAAAGTAGTGGGAGAAGTTAGACTGGTGGTTGATACCTAGTTATGGAATTTACTTAAAATGGCATTAGCTAAGGCATTGCAATTCATGACCTACACAATGGGATTGAGAAAGCAAGACCATAAAAATATTTGGTGTTTTAGTTTGTAAATTGTTCTTTGATTCTTGAAGTGGCCATCAATTTGTTTTATGACATagaaaattgattttaattatgAGTATATTGTAATCAGAAACTCTTTGACTGGCTTTCCTTTCCGAATTGTATGCTTGTTTTTAAGATAAGAACAATTAGCGGCTTAATTTCAGAAAAAAATGTACATATTGAATTTGTGAAAGGAGAACACAAAAGTTATCTCAAGCATTTTTATATTCTCGAGAGTGGTATTGATACAGAACATGTTGTCACTTTATGCAAAATATAAGTTAACCCTGTTGTTTTATAGGCCGCTTTAGTCCTGCTGGAGCTGTCATATTAGAGAATCAGAAAGCATTACCAGAACAACCTTCTGTCAGAAGTCAGGGGGGATCGTCATCTTCATCTAGTTTGAATGGCAGAGCTACAAAGAATTCTCTAGATGATGAAATATCTCCCCCACTTCAACGTCCTTACTTGTTTGCCATGTCTCCAGAGTTTAGCACTGGGAAAAACTCGCCTTGGAATGGTTCTTTGAGCCTAACAGAGTACAAAATTTACACAAATGATGGTCTTGCTGATGCTTCAACCCAAACAGAGGAAAATGCCGGCAGAACTATTCGAGATACTTGTACAAGTGGTGTTTCAACTAATGATGAGACGTTAGACACTGAACCCAACTATACTCATCAAAGACAGATAATTCCTGCAAAAGGACCTGCTGATATTTCCAGAGATGTCGTTTCGCCACCTCCATCCACATCCAGTGCATCATCAAGCGGTAGGGTAAATTCTAGTGGTAGGGAGAATACCTTAGAGGCTCTCATTAGAGCTGATGCTATGAAGATCAACAACTTTAGCATTCTTGAAGAGGAGGAATTTCGAATGCCATCCAATGTGAAACATAAGGCTTCAAATATGATAATGCAATTAATTTCTTGTGGTTCATTTTCAGTGAAAGATCACGGCTTTGGCCTAATTCCAACCTACAAGCCAAGGTTTCCACATTCCAATTTTTCCTCCCCATCGTTCTCAACTTCATCAATGTTGGGAGATCTTGATTGCCCTGCTGAAAATTCCGGTATGAAGAGCACAAAATTGGAAGATAAAGGGTACTTTAGTGGCAGCTTTGTTGAAATGAGTATGTACAAGGAGGGAATACCCACCCTACAACGATCTTCATCAGACAATGCTGGCAGGTCCGTTTATCTTCTCTTTTCAGCTCTACATTCTGTTGGCAATCTCACTTGTGGTGGTAGAGGGAGCAGGCAGGTGCTGTTGGTCCTCCTCACCCCACTCTTTTTTACTTGTGCATGGATATTTTCCCTATTGTGTATATGTCAAAATATAAGGATCTTCCAccctttccaaaataaaaatagtcTAAAAAaggtttaattttaatttaggttCTAATTCTAACTCCTGCCATTGGCCAGTACCATGGTTGGCTTTGGAAACTTATCTTTTCTCTTGCAACCCCATGATTACTCGATCTTGTCAAGTCATGAGTTGAATGTTTTAAAATGTCTCTCTCTTATGGCACATTCATCATTCACATGATGAGTTTGCTTTCGTGTCAAATATGAGACCCTTTGCTCTATAGCTTCGTGAATCGGATATGTTAGGTAGTAACAGTCCCCATTCTCACAAAACTTGTAGATTTTGTCTATGTTATAGAGAGTATTGGGTTATGAAATTGCTGCGGGGACTTATTATAGATGTGAAATGATCTCTTGCTTCATGGATTGTGTGGTCGGGAAGGGGGTCGTTTGAAATTCCATTTCCCTTATAAACTAGTATCTACTTAAATGCTTGTATCTTCTCTGAGACGAGTAAAATCATTTTGCAGAAATATTCAACAAATGGATCCTGTTGATTACAAGGAAGAGACGAGTTCCGTTCGTTTAAAGTGCATTCCAAGATCCATCAAGGCTTCTTCAAGTCCCCAACCAAAAGGCGAGTCTATGAGATTCCCTCTTTCCGAGGTATCTAGAATCTCGTCTGATGCAACAGAAATTTCAAGAATCATTACCTCTGCAACATCCAACGACGGGAGCAAGAGAAGCACTGAGCCTCTCATGGGACAAAAACAATCAAGGAAATCAGAATCTTTCAGAAATGAAGAGGAAAATGTGATCAAAATTGAAGAAAGTTAAGTTCCAACTTGTCTCAATCTTTAGTTCTGGCTCTCATTTTACTAGTTAAGTACTTTTCTTATTCATATAGCTTGAGATTTTTCCCTTTCCTTTTCCGCAACAGGCTTGCCTCGGGAGCTCGGGTTATAATACATTCCAAAGCATTGTACGAGGGTGAATGCAACTCTTAGATGGCATGTTTGATGATTTGGGAGGTAGAAATTTGTGCAGAGTCCATGGGGGTTGTGTGGCTACACTGTTATCCAATGGCTCTCTCCATTTGTTGTCGAATTTCTTGTGTCTGTCGTCTACGAACACAGGTTACAAGCTGAGGAAAGTGGGGGAGTTTGCACTACTAGTGAATGATTTTGGACTCATACATGTGGTTGGATCTAAGGGTTTCTAGGGGATGTTTTATCTAATTCAGTAACAGTGGTAGCTTCAGCACTTATATGTAGTCGTGCGAAAAAAATTtggattaaattcaaattatagATCAAGTAGATTTAGTTCAGAAAATTGACTtcattaaattttgttatttttattattagtttctaaaaaaatataagCCGGTGTTGTGAAATTATAATATTTGGATCGTCAGCacattatataattaaattgttACGTACCGACGAACATGATCTATTAATAGTTTTAAAATATGagaattatcatattatatgttTAAAGTATATTTTTTACTGTTAGTATATATCGACTCGACCtatctcataaatataatatcctgACAACCCCTCAAAATTAGTATTAAGTATTAATGAACCAGCTGTGAGTGGACCTATATTAGTTGCCCATTTGTTACTCTTATCCTTGAACGATCATTAGATTAAATCATTGAATTAAGATGTTTTTAAACTTATAACTTAAACGCCTATTTCAACCACTAACATAGTTTGTTAAATAAGAAACCAAAAAAAGATTGATATGAAATTACATTATGCccataaatgatttttttctttttcttttttccatTATCTTTACTTCTTCTTCCCTTTTCTCCATTATTCTACTCGGAATTTGAACTTTCTAGCACAAAAAtaggtttcaaaagaaaatgcatgtcttattattattattattattattattgggaAGTAGATCTGTAGAtggatattaaataaatactacaACACAAACTTGATTCTCTGTGGCGTTTGGCATTAAGCATAGACAGGAATAATAAACATAATGTCGCACATTGAATTTACCCAAATAATTTGTACGGGCAGTATTGCCAGTAGCAAGAAATTAACTACTCTATAACCAAAAGACCAAATAAGACCTCTAACATACAACTCAACCATGGTCAACAGTTCAGTTCACCCGATAACCAGCTCGTCGTCGACCAGTGAATCGACGGTTCAACCGCTTGGTTCTGAACACCGCTTGGTTCTGAACAGGAAAATCGAGCCGTGAGTTCACCTAATTCCTACTAACTATGTGCATTTCCTTctatttttatggattttatgtaACAAACCTATAACATCTTGATTTGGTGATATCATAGGGGAGAACCCGTGGTAGGTTTTGGAATCCCCACCTTTCGGTCTTGCCAATAGTATATttggaataatattttttattatatttttatatcagTAGTTGATTAATTGaacatattatattaaaattttaaaaaaataatacttgaaTAACAAGATTGACAACATCACATAAGATTGACAACATCACCTACTATGTATGTATTAAAGAAAATCATTCAAACATATCCAACATATAACGTAACACATTTCTCCAATTCAAAAATAAAGTAAAAAGACACGTTCCACAAGACcatgatataatatatatatctatGTGTGTGATACCCTTatcccacatcttaaaaatgaaatatttaaaatgaatttataatGGGTTATAATGGACTTCTATACTAACTTGAGTTAATTATTTTCGTAAAACGAGGACGAATACAAAGTAGTTATTATAGAGactattgtgcagtcacgcaggtaCGGATCCGGACTCAGGAcgcgtgtgtgtatatatatatatattataattataatttctcCGTCTGTCCCTCGACTGAGTCACTGATCAGAGGTGATGTGCAGTAATAAAAACATTGTCGGTAGGAAAGTGGATGGCGAGATTTATAATTCAACCTACCTATTCTCTCTTTCTTTGTCCTTATTTGAAAACCGGCGGTTCGAGATATCGAAAAGGTGTCACCTTATGGACTAATTGTGCCCACCACTGAcccaaatcattttaaaaataactaatTTATGCAtaagatgttttattttaatagtACGATCCAATatctttttattaatttttttatataaattgaGTCGAATATAATTCATAATTAAACTTTTgattataatatttgatatctCACAACCCATACCATTAAAAGTAAGAAAACAGTAATTAAACATTTAATATAATGTATAGTAGTGAATAAATATAGTCTAGTACTGCCAACCTAAATTAATATACGTTAATGTATGAAtatgtttcttgtgagacgatctcacgaatctttatacggatcaatcctatcgatattcacaataaaa is drawn from Primulina eburnea isolate SZY01 chromosome 10, ASM2296580v1, whole genome shotgun sequence and contains these coding sequences:
- the LOC140842410 gene encoding protein SOSEKI 3-like isoform X1, which gives rise to MESRMRRQRQVSPERAMVWSGKSPKYRYNHHHNQHQQQKAKVPVVYYLCRNSQFEHPHFMEVPLTSPDGLYLRDVIERLNLLRGRGIASIYSWSCKRSYKNGFVWHDLCSDDLILPAHGNEYVLKGSEFFEESNSGRFSPAGAVILENQKALPEQPSVRSQGGSSSSSSLNGRATKNSLDDEISPPLQRPYLFAMSPEFSTGKNSPWNGSLSLTEYKIYTNDGLADASTQTEENAGRTIRDTCTSGVSTNDETLDTEPNYTHQRQIIPAKGPADISRDVVSPPPSTSSASSSGRVNSSGRENTLEALIRADAMKINNFSILEEEEFRMPSNVKHKASNMIMQLISCGSFSVKDHGFGLIPTYKPRFPHSNFSSPSFSTSSMLGDLDCPAENSGMKSTKLEDKGYFSGSFVEMSMYKEGIPTLQRSSSDNAGRNIQQMDPVDYKEETSSVRLKCIPRSIKASSSPQPKGESMRFPLSEVSRISSDATEISRIITSATSNDGSKRSTEPLMGQKQSRKSESFRNEEENVIKIEESLPRELGL
- the LOC140842410 gene encoding protein SOSEKI 3-like isoform X2, yielding MESRMRRQRQVSPERAMVWSGKSPKYRYNHHHNQHQQQKAKVPVVYYLCRNSQFEHPHFMEVPLTSPDGLYLRDVIERLNLLRGRGIASIYSWSCKRSYKNGFVWHDLCSDDLILPAHGNEYVLKGSEFFEESNSGRFSPAGAVILENQKALPEQPSVRSQGGSSSSSSLNGRATKNSLDDEISPPLQRPYLFAMSPEFSTGKNSPWNGSLSLTEYKIYTNDGLADASTQTEENAGRTIRDTCTSGVSTNDETLDTEPNYTHQRQIIPAKGPADISRDVVSPPPSTSSASSSGRVNSSGRENTLEALIRADAMKINNFSILEEEEFRMPSNVKHKASNMIMQLISCGSFSVKDHGFGLIPTYKPRFPHSNFSSPSFSTSSMLGDLDCPAENSGMKSTKLEDKGYFSGSFVEMSMYKEGIPTLQRSSSDNAGRSVYLLFSALHSVGNLTCGGRGSRQKYSTNGSC